In the Oncorhynchus gorbuscha isolate QuinsamMale2020 ecotype Even-year linkage group LG05, OgorEven_v1.0, whole genome shotgun sequence genome, one interval contains:
- the LOC124036089 gene encoding uncharacterized protein C9orf85 homolog, translating into MSSQKGNASRSRGQKHQNTTAYKNDKYGASVQVKIANSKVHDGLCQRCKEVIEWKVKYNKYKSLSQPRTCVKCSQKTVKDAYHVICKTCALKLELCAKCGKKEDIVIPVNTQKQGEEEEEYTNQKMTGRTRRKEDFNKLDDDFGDLGSDDDDDFASDSGPEKAGSGKALVPNVAHVTFKD; encoded by the exons ATGAGTTCTCAAAAGGGCAACGCATCGCGGTCGCGAGGACAAAAGCACCAAAACACGACTGCTTACAAGAACGACAAATATGGAGCAAGTGTTCAAGTAAAG ATAGCAAACTCGAAGGTCCACGACGGGTTATGTCAACGCTGCAAGGAAGTTATTGAGTGGAAAGTCAAATACAACAAATACAAATCCCTTTCCCAACCTCGAACATG tgtgaaaTGTTCTCAGAAGACGGTGAAGGATGCATATCACGTCATTTGTAAAACCTGTGCCCTGAAGCTGGAGCTTTGTGCCAAGTGTGGGAAGAAAGAGGACATCGTAATTCC GGTTAACACACAgaagcagggagaggaagaggaggaatacACCAATCAAAAGATGACCGGACGTACTCGGAGGAAGGAGGACTTCAATAAGCTTGATGATGACTTTGGTGACttgggcagtgatgatgatgatgactttgCCAGTGACTCGGGTCCTGAGAAGGCAGGAAGCGGCAAGGCCCTTGTCCCTAATGTGGCACATGTTACTTTCAAAGACTAA